The following proteins come from a genomic window of Oncorhynchus mykiss isolate Arlee chromosome 19, USDA_OmykA_1.1, whole genome shotgun sequence:
- the LOC118941442 gene encoding prostaglandin D2 receptor 2-like isoform X2: MLDHSLNNNTGVNLVVVWVHGLVSCLGILENALVLWVVGFRLRRRTVASVWVLNLALSDFLATLTLPLFTHYLHSSHSWELGGLLCTAQSSVFFLNMFVSAFLLAAISLDRCLLVARPVWSQNHRSISAAWKVCALGWLWAAANTFPYVLFRAVTEKTDGRKLCYHHFGLYSSPGMLERDCRVRQAATAVSKTLLAFLLPLVVIAGSYALFGISLSQRRKRRRNNSSSRLTGALIVTNVERRESKPNTNTKSSTPNPKGSTPTSTSVKLSSRRTEPSLSRGFTKMVTSVIATFALCWAPYHVFCLIEVAAQYWPTKVVLVEVGLPIATTFAFLNPVLNPVLYAFSCPNFCVRIRQSLGALMEGLVEEGGMGGVGEGGLGLSIRKGWRKGRGSLGGNSLSSPSCLGTPGSPHLQEDHLPSSASINHNVKASCGDLEQGEDPLN, from the exons ATGCTGGACCACTCTCTAAACAACAACACAGGGGTCAACCTGGTGGTGGTGTGGGTCCACGGCCTGGTCTCCTGTCTGGGTATCCTGGAGAACGCTCTGGTCCTCTGGGTGGTCGGCTTCCGCCTGCGCCGCCG GACCGTGGCCTCTGTCTGGGTTCTCAACCTGGCCCTGTCAGACTTCCTGGCTACGCTGACCCTCCCTCTCTTTACACACTACCTGCACTCCTCACACAGCTGGGAGCTGGGAG GTCTGCTGTGTACGGCCCAGTCCTCAGTCTTCTTCCTCAACATGTTTGTGTCAGCCTTCCTCCTGGCGGCCATTTCTCTGGACCGCTGTCTCCTGGTGGCGCGGCCCGTCTGGAGCCAGAACCACCGCTCCATCAGCGCCGCCTGGAAG GTGTGTGCTTTGGGCTGGTTGTGGGCGGCGGCCAACACCTTCCCTTACGTCCTGTTCCGGGCGGTGACGGAGAAGACGGACGGAAGGAAGCTCTGCTACCACCATTTTGGATTGTACTCGTCGCCAGGGATGCTGGAGAGGGACTGTAGGGTACGGCAGGCGGCGACCGCCGTGTCCAAGACGCTCCTGGCGTTCCTACTCCCCCTAGTGGTGATTGCAGGGAGCTACGCCCTCTTTGGCATCAGTCTGagccagaggaggaagaggaggaggaataacagCAGTAGTAGACTCACTGGGGCTTTGATTGTTACCAACGTGGAACGTAGAGAGTCAAAACCCAACACAAACACCAAAAGCTCCACCCCCAACCCAAAAGGCTccacccctacctccacctccgTCAAATTGTCTTCTAGACGGACCGAGCCCAGCCTATCCCGTGGCTTCACCAAAATGGTGACATCAGTCATCGCGACGTTTGCCCTCTGCTGGGCGCCTTATCACGTGTTCTGCCTCATTGAGGTTGCCGCCCAGTACTGGCCGACCAAGGTCGTGTTGGTGGAGGTGGGGTTGCCAATAGCGACGACCTTTGCCTTCCTGAACCCGGTGTTAAACCCGGTGCTGTACGCGTTCAGCTGTCCCAACTTCTGCGTCCGGATCAGACAGAGTCTGGGGGCGCTGATGGAGGGactggtggaggagggagggatgggtggagtaGGAGAGGGGGGGCTGGGGTTGAGTATCAGGAAGGGgtggaggaagggaagggggagCCTGGGAGGGAACTCATTATCGTCACCAAGCTGTCTGGGAACTCCAGGGTCTCCGCATCTCCAGGAAGACCATCTGCCCTCCTCTGCCTCCATCAACCACAACGTCAAAGCCAGTTGTGGAGACCTGGAGCAAGGAGAGGACCCTCTGAACTGA
- the LOC118941442 gene encoding prostaglandin D2 receptor 2-like isoform X1, whose amino-acid sequence MFNSSSSAFCPLLQTMLDHSLNNNTGVNLVVVWVHGLVSCLGILENALVLWVVGFRLRRRTVASVWVLNLALSDFLATLTLPLFTHYLHSSHSWELGGLLCTAQSSVFFLNMFVSAFLLAAISLDRCLLVARPVWSQNHRSISAAWKVCALGWLWAAANTFPYVLFRAVTEKTDGRKLCYHHFGLYSSPGMLERDCRVRQAATAVSKTLLAFLLPLVVIAGSYALFGISLSQRRKRRRNNSSSRLTGALIVTNVERRESKPNTNTKSSTPNPKGSTPTSTSVKLSSRRTEPSLSRGFTKMVTSVIATFALCWAPYHVFCLIEVAAQYWPTKVVLVEVGLPIATTFAFLNPVLNPVLYAFSCPNFCVRIRQSLGALMEGLVEEGGMGGVGEGGLGLSIRKGWRKGRGSLGGNSLSSPSCLGTPGSPHLQEDHLPSSASINHNVKASCGDLEQGEDPLN is encoded by the exons ATGTtcaactcctcctcctctgcgttctgtcctctcctccagaccATGCTGGACCACTCTCTAAACAACAACACAGGGGTCAACCTGGTGGTGGTGTGGGTCCACGGCCTGGTCTCCTGTCTGGGTATCCTGGAGAACGCTCTGGTCCTCTGGGTGGTCGGCTTCCGCCTGCGCCGCCG GACCGTGGCCTCTGTCTGGGTTCTCAACCTGGCCCTGTCAGACTTCCTGGCTACGCTGACCCTCCCTCTCTTTACACACTACCTGCACTCCTCACACAGCTGGGAGCTGGGAG GTCTGCTGTGTACGGCCCAGTCCTCAGTCTTCTTCCTCAACATGTTTGTGTCAGCCTTCCTCCTGGCGGCCATTTCTCTGGACCGCTGTCTCCTGGTGGCGCGGCCCGTCTGGAGCCAGAACCACCGCTCCATCAGCGCCGCCTGGAAG GTGTGTGCTTTGGGCTGGTTGTGGGCGGCGGCCAACACCTTCCCTTACGTCCTGTTCCGGGCGGTGACGGAGAAGACGGACGGAAGGAAGCTCTGCTACCACCATTTTGGATTGTACTCGTCGCCAGGGATGCTGGAGAGGGACTGTAGGGTACGGCAGGCGGCGACCGCCGTGTCCAAGACGCTCCTGGCGTTCCTACTCCCCCTAGTGGTGATTGCAGGGAGCTACGCCCTCTTTGGCATCAGTCTGagccagaggaggaagaggaggaggaataacagCAGTAGTAGACTCACTGGGGCTTTGATTGTTACCAACGTGGAACGTAGAGAGTCAAAACCCAACACAAACACCAAAAGCTCCACCCCCAACCCAAAAGGCTccacccctacctccacctccgTCAAATTGTCTTCTAGACGGACCGAGCCCAGCCTATCCCGTGGCTTCACCAAAATGGTGACATCAGTCATCGCGACGTTTGCCCTCTGCTGGGCGCCTTATCACGTGTTCTGCCTCATTGAGGTTGCCGCCCAGTACTGGCCGACCAAGGTCGTGTTGGTGGAGGTGGGGTTGCCAATAGCGACGACCTTTGCCTTCCTGAACCCGGTGTTAAACCCGGTGCTGTACGCGTTCAGCTGTCCCAACTTCTGCGTCCGGATCAGACAGAGTCTGGGGGCGCTGATGGAGGGactggtggaggagggagggatgggtggagtaGGAGAGGGGGGGCTGGGGTTGAGTATCAGGAAGGGgtggaggaagggaagggggagCCTGGGAGGGAACTCATTATCGTCACCAAGCTGTCTGGGAACTCCAGGGTCTCCGCATCTCCAGGAAGACCATCTGCCCTCCTCTGCCTCCATCAACCACAACGTCAAAGCCAGTTGTGGAGACCTGGAGCAAGGAGAGGACCCTCTGAACTGA